The Candida orthopsilosis Co 90-125, chromosome 7 draft sequence genome has a window encoding:
- a CDS encoding Yhr032w protein, producing MSSSSSIESYKPSTSHVEVHEVQHSQTNQSHHSSISRIHTHGKGDELVTIGGQTYYRHELMSAFGGSLNPGVAPFPKFNINPAPLGLFSFGVGCLIMGLFNARVMGITIPNVAVSIACFYGSTASILAGILEFFTGNTFAFTLLLSYGGFWLSYAAIFIPSFGIAAAYEGTDQLQNAVGLYLLGWTIWTFIVVSLLLKSTVALLSMFVFLGLTYLVMACASFTEDMGVSRAGGVIGIITSIIAFYNAFAGVATPFNSYIVPPVVILPEMKFGKKRK from the coding sequence AtgtcatcttcatcgtcaatTGAAAGCTACAAACCAAGTACTTCTCATGTTGAGGTGCACGAAGTACAACACCTGCAGACTAATCAATCACATCACTCATCCATATCAAGAATCCATACGCATGGCAAAGGAGATGAATTAGTCACCATTGGAGGACAAACCTACTATCGTCATGAATTAATGTCCGCATTTGGTGGTTCATTAAATCCAGGAGTTGCACCATTCcccaaattcaacatcaatccAGCACCACTTGGATTATTTTCTTTCGGAGTAGGTTGCTTGATTATGGGTTTGTTTAATGCTCGGGTCATGGGTATAACCATTCCCAATGTTGCTGTTTCAATAGCTTGTTTTTACGGTTCAACAGCCCTGATACTAGCTGGAATACTTGAATTCTTCACTGGAAATACATTTGCATTTACACTTTTACTTTCATATGGAGGATTTTGGCTTAGTTACGCTGCTATATTCATTCCACTGTTTGGTATTGCTGCTGCTTATGAAGGGACTGaccaattacaaaatgCAGTAGGGTTATATCTATTAGGGTGGACCATATGGACTTTTATCGTTGTCCtgcttcttttgaaatcaacGGTGGCATTGCTTCTGatgtttgtgtttttggGATTGACTTATTTAGTTATGGCTTGTGCGCTGTTTACTGAAGACATGGGTGTTTCTCGTGCTGGTGGTGTTATTGGAATCATAACTTCTATTATTGCCTTTTATAATGCTTTTGCTGGTGTTGCAACACCCTTCAACTCGTACATTGTTCCTCCTGTTGTTATCTTGCCAGAAATGaagtttggaaaaaagCGGAAGTAG
- a CDS encoding Yhr032w protein, which translates to MWSDSLSLYQVEVNSNFTNVTALNSWVRYVWYGTNKCKLRLKCLRVDFVDVRIGDDLKCKIVDVFTTDILRELYLVGCSDLSEPFQGTNIDVAYPKLTHLGWQSHRICYEDYLIRFVIERHSWVNPQLEPGCIGFHWFSKSIKYKEPCHSLTKFKYKMEKRKRKGKSVIKFKKCYIESELGIMPALYEGFNIEM; encoded by the coding sequence ATGTGGTCAGATAGCCTCTCATTGTATCAAGTCGAAGTAAACAGCAACTTCACCAATGTAACTGCATTAAATTCTTGGGTAAGATATGTTTGGTACGGAACcaacaaatgcaaattgAGATTAAAGTGTTTGCGTGTGgactttgttgatgtgCGAATAGGGGATGACCTAAAATGTAAGATTGTTGACGTCTTTACCACTGACATTTTGAGAGAGTTATACCTTGTTGGATGTTCTGACCTTAGCGAACCATTCCAAGGTACTAATATAGATGTTGCATATCCAAAACTAACACATCTAGGGTGGCAAAGCCATCGCATTTGTTATGAAGACTATCTAATTCGCTTTGTGATTGAACGGCACTCGTGGGTTAATCCACAACTTGAGCCAGGATGTATTGGATTTCATTGGTTTTCAAAGTCTATAAAGTACAAAGAACCTTGCCATTCTTTGACTAAATTCAAGTATAAGATGGAGAAAAGGAAGAGAAAAGGGAAATCAGTCATaaaattcaagaaatgCTACATTGAGCTGGAATTGGGAATTATGCCTGCACTATACGAAGGGTTCAACATTGAAATGTAG
- a CDS encoding Nuc2 NADH-ubiquinone oxidoreductase, which yields MLRASRVSSRSFKQVKQSLSSCIRNYAATPTPLPTNTPNKQPTTANAVTPLGRKVQKYSDPPGMFGKTTFTEVMDETNMMWDKSDDPDQVSKQNTKIRHFTINFGPQHPAAHGVLRLILELHGEEIIRSDPHVGLLHRGTEKLIETKTYMQALPYFDRLDYVSMMTNEQVFALAVEKLLNVEVPLRAKYIRTLFGEITRVLNHCMSVLTHIMDVGGLTPFLWGFEEREKLMEFYERVSGARLHSAYVRPGGVAQDLPAGLLDDIYMWATQFGDRIDEIEELCTDNRIWKERTINVGTVTADDALNYSCSGVMLRGSGIPFDVRKSQPYDAYDLVDFDIAVGLNGDCYDRYLIRMAEFRQSLRIIFQCINDMPQGPVKVEDYNVSPPPRSLMKEDMEALIHHFLLFTKGYAVPQGETYTAIEAPKGEMAVYVVSDGSERPYRCKIRAPGFAHLGAFDHIARGNLLADAVAIIGTMDLVFGEVDR from the coding sequence ATGTTGAGGGCATCTAGAGTATCATCACGCTCCTTCAAACAAGTGAAACAATCGCTATCATCATGTATAAGGAACTATGCTgcaacaccaacaccatTACCAACAAACACCCCCAAcaaacaaccaacaacagccaATGCCGTTACCCCTCTTGGTAGAAAAGTTCAAAAATACTCTGATCCGCCAGGAATGTTTGGCAAGACGACATTTACTGAAGTTATGGATGAGACCAATATGATGTGGGATAAATCCGATGATCCTGATcaagtttcaaaacaaaacaccaaGATTCGTCATTTCACCATAAATTTTGGTCCTCAGCATCCGGCAGCTCATGGGGTGttgagattgattttggagttACATGGTGAAGAAATTATTCGTAGTGATCCTCACGTTGGATTGTTGCATCGAGGtactgaaaaattgattgaaacaAAGACTTATATGCAAGCATTGCCATATTTTGATAGGTTGGATTATGTTTCAATGATGACTAATGAACAAGTATTTGCATTGGCGGTGgagaagttgttgaatgttGAAGTTCCATTGAGAGCTAAATATATTCGTACTTTATTTGGTGAAATTACAAGAGTCTTGAATCATTGTATGTCGGTGTTGACCCATATTATGGATGTTGGTGGATTAACTCCCTTTTTGTGGGGGTTTGAAGAACGtgagaaattgatggaATTTTATGAACGTGTTTCTGGTGCTAGATTGCATAGTGCTTATGTTAGACCTGGTGGAGTTGCTCAAGATTTACCTGCTGGTTTATTGGATGATATATACATGTGGGCTactcaatttggtgatcgaattgatgaaattgaagaattgtGTACTGACAATCGTATCTGGAAAGAACGTACTATAAATGTTGGTACTGTTACTGCTGATGATGCATTAAATTATTCATGTTCAGGAGTTATGTTAAGAGGTTCAGGAATCCCATTTGATGTACGTAAATCACAACCTTATGATGCTTATGAtttagttgattttgatattgcTGTTGGATTAAATGGTGATTGTTATGATCGTTATTTAATTCGTATGGCTGAATTTCGTCAATCTTTAAGAATTATATTCCAATGTATAAATGATATGCCACAAGGACCAGTGAAAGTTGAGGATTATAATGTgtcaccaccaccaagaAGTTTAATGAAGGAAGATATGGAAGCTTTAATTCACCATTTCCTTTTATTTACCAAGGGATATGCTGTACCTCAAGGAGAAACTTATACTGCTATTGAAGCGCCAAAGGGAGAAATGGCAGTTTATGTTGTTAGTGATGGAAGTGAAAGACCATATAGATGTAAAATCAGAGCTCCTGGTTTTGCCCATTTAGGTGCTTTTGATCATATTGCTAGAGGTAATCTTTTAGCTGATGCTGTGGCTATTATTGGTACTATGGATTTGGTGTTTGGTGAAGTTGATCGTTAA
- a CDS encoding Cdc34 ubiquitin-protein ligase, with product MSSKSAAAILQRQFKDLTDPKKRIPSFHIELDDDNIFLWNIGVMVLNPDSLYHGGYFKGQMRFPQDFPFSPPSFRFTPAIYHPNIYRDGRLCISILHQGGDPTSDEPESETWSPAQTVESVLISIISLLDDPNGNSPANIDASVEFRKNFPEYKKKVLKEVERSKKDIPEDFIMPDDSSVAYSNNQSVKNRELIDDPIDEDFWYESEEEESFDEESLMDENEGDYEEDDDDEEEEEEDEEMIAK from the coding sequence ATGAGTTCCAAATCAGCTGCTGCTATCTTACAACGACAATTTAAAGATTTAACTGATCCCAAAAAGAGAATCCCATCTTTTCACATTGAATTAGACGATGATAATATCTTTTTATGGAATATTGGTGTTATGGTACTCAACCCCGACTCATTATACCATGGCGGATATTTCAAAGGACAAATGAGATTTCCTCAAGATTTCCCATTTAGTCCACCATCATTCCGTTTTACTCCTGCCATTTATCATCCAAACATTTATCGTGATGGTCGGTTATGTATAAGTATCTTACATCAAGGGGGAGACCCAACTAGTGATGAACCTGAGAGTGAGACTTGGTCACCAGCACAAACTGTTGAAAGTGtattaatttcaattatttCTCTTTTGGATGACCCTAATGGAAATTCACCCGCCAATATTGATGCATCAGTTGAATTTAGAAAAAATTTCCCCGAATACAAGAAGAAAGTGTTGAAAGAAGTTGAACGGTCGAAAAAGGATATTCCTGAAGATTTCATCATGCCTGATGATTCGTCAGTTGCTTATAGTAATAATCAATCTGTTAAAAATCGAGAATTGATTGACGATCCAATAGATGAAGATTTTTGGTatgaaagtgaagaagaagaaagtttTGACGAAGAAAGTTTAatggatgaaaatgaaggtgattatgaagaagatgatgatgatgaagaagaagaggaagaagatgaagaaatgattgcaaaataa
- a CDS encoding Tsr4 protein (S. cerevisiae homolog TSR4 has role maturation SSU-rRNA and localizes to cytoplasm) — MQIEPHLDELKKWKPPPNTILTMSSSQEEYSSDEESIYDSNENHRSKVLLGFVDAPVTQDDQPTIEDTFIGGQPIWLNPESKPQESYLICDRCGKKLALLLQAFSPLDGALYDRVLYIFGCKDSQCSKQKGSVKVIRGINKNEKVVKRIKEELDGIKVKEMEDKLKLEQSKKLNDELTKNLFNNDKPSDNPFGKSNPFAKNDNPFSSNSSNPFAKPEFKETKTNESPSSTKNSQSYADVAKTAPKSPKKVEKKLQGDLPQYNGSFVYVDSEKFRKDKDEDAQLAKYKHLIEENDSLEEGSSSSKRRGSSSSAVLDPHTTKISNMLDDKYFENFSSTVKHNPGQVLRYDLNGKPLLYNGKDEVAKIFLNANNQPNIPRPGYNPSSERRFELQLMPKAIMDLEGLDGDNVDIKDILNGMSWGTIIVCTDVEDYIPEEKFDENKVGYIQEWCGVQWEESV, encoded by the coding sequence ATGCAAATAGAACCGCATCTCGATGAGCTAAAAAAATGgaaaccaccaccaaatacAATATTAACAATGTCATCATCGCAAGAAGAATATTCATCAGACGAAGAAAGTATCTACGACTCCAATGAAAATCACAGATCGAAAGTTCTTTTAGGATTTGTCGATGCACCAGTAACACAAGATGATCAACCAACGATAGAAGATACTTTCATTGGTGGACAACCAATTTGGCTTAACCCTGAGTCAAAGCCACAAGAAAGCTACTTAATTTGTGATCGTTGTGGAAAGAAATTGGCGTTATTGTTGCAAGCATTCTCACCACTAGATGGTGCTTTATATGATCGGGTATTGTACATATTTGGTTGTAAAGATAGTCAATGTTCGAAGCAAAAGGGAAGTGTTAAAGTAATTAGAGGTATCaacaagaatgaaaaagtAGTAAAGAGGATAAAGGAGGAACTAGATGGTATTAAAGTGAAGGAAATGGAggataaattgaaacttgaacagctgaagaagttgaatgaCGAGTTGACCAAgaatttattcaataaCGACAAGCCAAGTGATAATCCGTTTGGAAAGTCGAATCCATTTGCTAAAAATGATAATCCATTTAGTAGTAATCTGTCCAACCCATTTGCAAAACCTGAATTTAAAGAAACCAAGACAAATGAATCCCCATCCTCCACTAAGAATCTGCAACTGTATGCCGACGTGGCAAAAACTGCACCGAAACTGCCAAAAAAGgtggaaaagaaattacaaGGTGACTTACCTCAGTACAATGGTAGTTTTGTATACGTTGATCTGGAAAAGTTTCGCAAGGacaaagatgaagatgctCAATTGGCCAAGTACAAGCATTTAATTGAAGAAAACGACTCTTTAGAAGAAGGTTCATCTTCAAGCAAGAGACGTggatcatcatcatcagcagtGTTGGATCCACATACAACtaaaatttccaatatgCTAGATGACAagtattttgaaaacttttcatCTACAGTCAAACATAATCCAGGTCAAGTATTGCGATACGATTTGAATGGCAAACCATTACTTTACAATGGTAAAGACGAAGTTGCCAAGATATTTTTAAATGCAAACAATCAACCAAATATCCCTCGTCCTGGTTACAATCCCAGTAGTGAACGTCGATTTGAATTACAATTGATGCCAAAGGCAATCATGGATCTCGAAGGATTGGATGGAGATAATGTTGACATTAAGGATATATTGAATGGAATGTCATGGGGTACAATAATTGTATGtactgatgttgaagattataTTCCAGAGgagaaatttgatgaaaacaaGGTTGGCTATATTCAAGAATGGTGTGGTGTTCAATGGGAAGAAAGTGTCTAA
- a CDS encoding Tsr4 protein: MNIVKSRKICVTARLNSIPSFVSIQLNSVINTPTTHSSMTYNYQPVDSFHSKQPSYPQEDGSTDYTEPPPPFGHTSTSQQNPSSLPDDMECLVEASPEKERECPESCGKIFFTSFVSTALFVASLFMLSQEGTMLQLFGILIINFSIYFLLISSAMIFNAVEILGEEKFLNRCIGGCFITVMISLFWIVMKAIV, from the coding sequence ATGAATATAGTTAAATCTAGAAAAATTTGTGTAACCGCTAGACTAAACTCAATTCCCAGCTTCGTTAGCATACAATTAAACTCTGTCATTAACACACCAACTACCCACAGCAGTATGACCTATAACTACCAACCAGTTGATTCCTTTCACTCCAAGCAGCCTTCTTATCCCCAAGAAGACGGAAGCACCGATTATACAGAACCACCTCCCCCATTTGGACATACATCAACCTCGCAGCAAAACCCTTCCTCATTACCTGATGACATGGAATGTCTAGTTGAAGCTTCACcagagaaagaaagagaatgTCCAGAAAGTTGTGGAAAGATTTTCTTCACAAGCTTTGTTTCAACAGCCTTATTCGTGGCGTCGTTATTTATGCTAAGTCAAGAAGGCACCATGCTTCAGTTGTTTGGTATCTTGAtaataaacttttcaatatacTTCTTATTAATCAGTAGTGCCATGATATTTAATGCCGTGGAAATACttggtgaagaaaaatttttaaacCGGTGCATTGGTGGGTGTTTTATTACGGTTATGATTCTGCTTTTTTGGATAGTCATGAAGGCCATTGTCTAA
- a CDS encoding Tsr4 protein produces the protein MSNTYQPLDNLNPKNPHSLDDDQSPQYADSPPPFTQTESSTSGQGTSSLQEDLEEGTSQLPTQKNPSPGNPDGRIMFCLFIGFISFGASMIMLLGEGGPTAQIFGILTLNISIFLTCVAGAIVFDIERIMGERTFIKGVVYGLGFTVLFSAVCMFIKWKMS, from the coding sequence ATGAGTAATACGTACCAGCCGCTTGACAACTTAAATCCTAAGAATCCCCACTCTTTGGATGATGACCAAAGTCCTCAATATGCAGACTCACCACCCCCATTTACCCAAACTGAGTCTTCCACTTCAGGGCAAGGAACATCGTCATTAcaagaagatttggaagaagGGACCAGTCAATTACCAACTCAAAAGAACCCATCCCCTGGTAATCCTGATGGCCGGATtatgttttgtttgtttattggGTTTATTTCATTTGGTGCGTCAATGATAATGTTATTAGGAGAAGGAGGTCCAACTGCCCAAATATTTGGTATATTGACACTAAATATTTCGATATTTTTGACCTGCGTTGCTGGAGCTATCGTGTTTGATATTGAGAGAATAATGGGAGAAAGAACATTCATAAAAGGGGTCGTTTATGGGCTCGGTTTCACCGTTTTGTTTCTGGCGGTTTGTATGTTTATCAAGTGGAAAATGAGCTAA
- a CDS encoding Ifm1 translation initiation factor, translating into MFNQLLHKQLGNKRLLTRSYADIINEIRKKSTESAPKANRFAQQYSQPKTDQKGSHSGVRQRNHSHKGSGAQASGHSGSKKPFYKVQRASPHGKSQPRAVGRNNSNPNGMRDFDKQFASATPQLTKEEIERQKMLKYEELRRDLARQEQQERHQREDTVHIQQLKKRKVRKVKEQRKPLVKIQLPPFISVSNLATIMQVPLNDVFKKLEGLGFEDIRHSYILDKENAALIADEYDIEVETVAQSDDDLFPEPVKEELLKERPPVVTIMGHVDHGKTTILDYLRKSSIVSGEFGGITQHIGAFSVLTPKSHKKITFLDTPGHAAFLKMRERGAIITDIVILVVAADDSVMPQTIEAIKHAKKAGVPMIVALNKCDKPGVNVDKVLGDLAAQDIDIEDYGGETQTVQVSGKTGLNMDKLEEAIITLSELNDFKAEEKGVAAEGWVIESELVKGMGNVATVLVRRGSLKNGDVIVAGETFCKVRGMKDEKGRVVKVAGPSTPVQIWGWKELPDSGDHIIQAKSEQIAKKVIDYRVTRAQQIQASRDIENINIKRAEEIKEAERLEKIAELKKAGLDSSELEKEAQDTRVTKCNYIIKSDVFGSAEAIKESIHELGNEEVQSCVISHSAGAPTDSDIDMAKTFDATIFCFNIKPMKQILQRAEKEKVKIVEHNIIYRLIEQVTDELSSHLKPRIETKILGEVDVKDIFTITQGKSKIKVAGCKVATGVIKRSSDVKVMRGDKEVFKGTLSSLKHVKDDISEARKGNECGLGFHNWTGFEAGDKILVYEEIEHKRYL; encoded by the coding sequence ATGTTCAACCAGTTACTACATAAACAGCTTGGTAACAAGCGACTACTAACGCGATCATACGCTGATATAATAAATGAGATTCGAAAGAAATCAACAGAGTCGGCGCCTAAAGCGAATCGATTTGCCCAGCAGTATTCGCAACCTAAGACAGATCAAAAAGGATCCCACCTGGGAGTTCGACAAAGAAATCATAGCCATAAGGGAAGTGGAGCTCAAGCTTCAGGCCACAGTGGCTCCAAAAAACCATTTTACAAAGTACAACGTGCATCACCTCATGGAAAATCGCAGCCACGTGCAGTTGGCAGAAACAActcaaatccaaatggaATGAGAGACTTTGACAAACAATTTGCATCAGCAACTCCACAGCTCACAAaggaggaaattgaaagacAAAAGATGCTCAAGTATGAAGAGCTTCGTAGAGATTTAGCCAGACAAGAGCAGCAAGAGAGACATCAACGTGAAGACACAGTACACATCCAACAGTTGAAGAAGCGTAAAGTTAGAAAAGTCAAAGAACAGAGAAAACCATTGGTCAAGATCCAGCTTCCGCCATTCATTTCTGTCTCTAATTTAGCAACAATCATGCAAGTGCCGTTAAACGACGTGtttaaaaaattggaaGGATTGGGTTTTGAAGATATTCGTCATTCCTACATTTTAGACAAGGAGAACGCAGCCTTGATTGCAGATGAGTATGACATTGAAGTTGAGACAGTCGCTCAgtctgatgatgatttatttCCTGAGCCCGTGAAGGAAGAGTTGTTAAAAGAAAGACCTCCAGTGGTTACTATTATGGGCCATGTTGACCATGGAAAAACCACCATTCTTGATTACTTGAggaaatcttcaattgtttcagGTGAATTTGGAGGAATTACACAACACATTGGTGCATTTTCAGTACTTACACCTAAATCACACAAAAAGATTACCTTTTTGGATACACCGGGGCATGCTGcgtttttgaaaatgagaGAAAGGGGCGCAATTATTACTGATATTGTTATTCTTGTGGTTGCTGCTGATGATTCAGTCATGCCGCAAACAATCGAAGCCATAAAACACGCAAAGAAGGCAGGTGTACCAATGATTGTTGCGTTGAACAAATGTGATAAACCTGGTGTTAATGTCGATAAAGTACTTGGCGACCTAGCTGCACAAGATATCGATATTGAGGATTATGGTGGAGAAACGCAAACCGTGCAGGTTTCAGGTAAAACCGGGTTAAACATGGACAAATTAGAAGAGGCAATCATCACCTTGagtgaattgaatgattttaaAGCAGAGGAAAAAGGGGTGGCTGCTGAAGGTTGGGTGATTGAATCGGAATTAGTGAAAGGCATGGGAAATGTTGCAACTGTTTTAGTACGTCGTGGATCATTGAAGAATGGTGATGTGATTGTTGCTGGTGAAACATTTTGTAAAGTCAGAGGAATGAAGGATGAAAAAGGAAGAGTTGTCAAAGTAGCTGGTCCTTCAACACCAGTTCAAATATGGGGATGGAAAGAATTGCCTGATAGTGGTGATCATATAATCCAAGCCAAGCTGGAACAAATTGCAAAGAAAGTGATTGACTATCGTGTCACTCGAGCACAACAGATCCAAGCATCAAgggatattgaaaatattaaTATCAAACGAGCTGAGGAGATTAAAGAAGCTGAACGGTTGGAGAAGATTGCCGAGTTGAAAAAAGCTGGTTTAGATTCCAGcgaattggaaaaagagGCGCAAGATACGAGAGTCACAAAGTGCAATTACATTATAAAGTCTGACGTATTTGGATCGGCAGAGGCTATCAAGGAGAGCATTCATGAATTGGGGAACGAAGAAGTTCAATCTTGTGTTATTTCCCACTCTGCTGGAGCACCTACTGATAGCGATATCGACATGGCAAAAACCTTCGATGCGACTATATTCTGCTTCAACATTAAACCAATGaaacaaattcttcaaagagctgaaaaagaaaaggtCAAAATAGTTGAGCACAACATCATTTATAGGTTGATTGAGCAAGTCACTGACGAACTTAGCTCACACTTGAAGCCAAGGATTGAGACAAAAATTCttggtgaagttgatgtCAAGGACATTTTCACCATTACTCAAGGAAAATCAAAGATCAAAGTTGCTGGCTGTAAAGTGGCTACAGGAGTGATCAAACGTTCATCAGATGTCAAAGTCATGAGAGGTGATAAAGAAGTGTTTAAAGGCACCTTGTCTTCTTTGAAACATGTGAAGGATGATATAAGCGAGGCTCGTAAGGGAAATGAATGTGGATTAGGGTTCCACAACTGGACTGGGTTTGAAGCCGGGGATAAAATTTTGGTGTATGAAGAGATTGAACATAAGAGATACTTGTAA
- a CDS encoding Dbf4 Cdc7p-Dbf4p kinase complex regulatory subunit — MDGTEFNDAKDSGSNRDVFKKKFTSLSRPRQPLRETNANLPTLSFKWNKKHTSSYSPPKGKDGRKSSPSKLTNATNIVSPTANKTKEEHKLARIGQTTPHSVVRIPIEVSANQFRQGLEKDEGVIPTGDDVTKHPASESREGASQTHEKGLTTSRKRGRDIVKKEEIEQSRTSTIRRKLSTTDKVEQVDKYLKMDSSDKSSRAVEMDRETFHEASLVRHKDPPKSDNAELTVMKEKDYISQAHVENWEQTGAINSKVSQHQHIEPPPQQEKTRTLIDTHNTAKASNVHFKDSKVPLQVLDTNKLDRKSLERPEKRKLAQQQAQYQKGTSRLSGEELFQWQQSWKKIMRESVVFFEGTHDFQSSEYKKAVKYLKYVGSEIAPFYRTNVTIIISKRTYDDRVEYPSNDIFSNVPKFKTKVWSYEKLFRFMKNLGLSNVSDDQLSTDANANTSTAANNNLYNLLKEEKLYGVADRDPNARRDDYHYFSKNYLYVYDLSQTVRPIAVREWGSDYPVLHLTLDGKCPFIDDPSDQNSERKRLKRFKKFEATKSHRQALRAATERVISGVSLSAGRFNGTSTSTDKVEESSHGEVEFRQPLTRNSSCIQSKAVDAMASGFNGASNAVQFSMDSNLNSTAVAAGNGLGPSLSQVQSKNLNNLKRRIFLKRKTSERRDKESTPGYCENCRCKYDNFEDHIYSNRHRNFACDDRNFADIDELIATLKESNSMGNITSNGDYI, encoded by the coding sequence ATGGATGGTACAGAATTCAATGATGCCAAAGATTCCGGTTCTAATCGTGATGTctttaaaaagaaatttacaTCACTATCGCGACCCAGACAGCCATTAAGAGAAACAAATGCTAACCTACCCACGCTTCTGTTCAAATGGAATAAAAAGCACACTCTGTCATATTCACCACCAAAGGGAAAAGATGGTAGGAAGTCATCACCAAGTAAACTTACCAATGCTACAAATATCGTCTCCCCAACAgcaaataaaacaaaagaggAACATAAATTAGCGAGAATAGGGCAAACCACACCCCATTCTGTTGTCAGAATTCCAATTGAAGTTAGTGCTAACCAATTCCGACAAGGTTTAGAGAAGGATGAAGGTGTTATACCGACAGGGGACGATGTTACAAAACACCCTGCTTCTGAGAGCCGAGAAGGGGCGTCTCAAACACATGAGAAAGGTTTGACCACTTCAAGGAAAAGAGGAAGGGATATTGTGAAAAAGGAAGAGATTGAACAGAGTAGAACAAGTACTATACGAAGAAAGCTTTCAACTACGGATAAGGTAGAACAAGTTGATAAGTACCTAAAAATGGATAGCTCAGACAAGTCTTCTCGTGCCGTGGAAATGGATCGTGAAACATTCCATGAAGCCTCACTTGTTAGACACAAAGACCCACCAAAGAGTGATAATGCCGAATTAACTGTcatgaaagaaaaagactACATTTCTCAAGCACATGTTGAGAACTGGGAGCAAACTGGTGCCATCAATTCCAAAGTAAGTCAACATCAGCACATTGAGCCACCAcctcaacaagaaaaaacGAGAACTTTGATTGATACACACAACACTGCAAAAGCTAGCAATGTCCATTTTAAAGATTCTAAGGTACCCCTTCAAGTGTTGGATACTAACAAGCTCGACCGCAAGCTGCTAGAAAGACCAGAAAAACGAAAGCTTGCTCAACAACAGGCCCAATATCAGAAAGGAACCTCGAGGTTGTCAGGTGAGGAATTGTTTCAATGGCAACAATCATGGAAGAAAATCATGAGAGAATCAGTGGTCTTTTTTGAAGGAACACACGATTTCCAACTGTCTGAATACAAAAAAGCAGTCAAGTATCTCAAGTACGTTGGTTCCGAGATTGCCCCATTTTATCGCACAAATGTCACTATAATAATATCGAAGCGTACCTACGATGACAGAGTGGAATATCCATCGAATgatatattttcaaatgttcCTAAGTTCAAGACAAAGGTGTGGAGCTATGAAAAACTATTCAGGTTTATGAAAAACTTGGGGTTGAGCAATGTTTCTGATGATCAGCTTTCGACAGATGCTAATGCAAATACTTCCACAGCagcaaacaacaacttgtACAATTTACTTAAGGAGGAGAAGTTGTATGGTGTAGCGGATAGAGATCCAAATGCAAGGCGTGATGACTACCATTACTTTAGCAAAAACTACTTGTACGTCTACGATTTGAGTCAAACAGTAAGGCCGATTGCTGTCAGAGAATGGGGTAGTGACTACCCGGTTTTGCATTTAACCTTGGATGGAAAATGTCCCTTCATTGACGATCCATCTGATCAAAACCTGGAGAGGAAAAGGTTGAAAAGGTTTAAAAAGTTTGAGGCTACAAAGTCACACCGCCAGGCGTTGAGAGCTGCCACGGAGAGAGTCATCAGTGGTGTATCGCTCTCGGCCGGCCGCTTCAATGGAACAAGCACAAGTACTGACAAGGTGGAAGAGTCATCGCATGGCGAAGTTGAGTTTAGACAACCATTGACGAGAAATTCCTCATGCATTCAATCCAAAGCTGTGGATGCAATGGCATCAGGATTCAATGGAGCTTCTAACGCAGTACAATTTTCCATGGATTCAAACTTGAATAGTACCGCAGTCGCGGCTGGAAACGGATTGGGTCCATCTTTATCTCAAGTGCAatcaaagaatttgaataacCTCAAAAGGAGAATTTttttgaagagaaagacATCCGAAAGGAGGGATAAGGAATCAACGCCTGGCTACTGTGAAAATTGTCGTTGCAAATACgataattttgaagatCATATCTATAGCAACAGGCATCGTAACTTTGCATGCGATGATCGCAACTTTGCCGACATCGACGAATTGATAGCTACTTTGAAAGAAAGCAATTCAATGGGTAACATCACTTCCAATGGTGACTACATATAG